A genomic region of Mitsuaria sp. 7 contains the following coding sequences:
- a CDS encoding LysR family transcriptional regulator, with protein MNEAVVLSSPPPSIDTLQVFVRVAELASFTQAAQSLGLPKASASTAVQRLEASLGTRLFHRTTRRVQLTQDGQSCYERCKDLLADLDDMQTMFQPAASGLRGRLRVDMPTRVAHDIVVPRLPEFLAAHPGLELELSSTDRRVDLVREGFDCVLRVGPLSDSTLVARPLGGMEMTNLASAEYLAAFGVPQSLEDLAHHRLIQYATTLGQRCPGFEWCDASGATRFEPMAGALTVSDSGSYTAACLAGLGITQVPRHGFETEVLDGRLVEVLPQFRPAPMPVHLLYAHRRQLPRRVQAFMQWLADLMVARLLPLSSASPAPTA; from the coding sequence ATGAACGAGGCCGTTGTCCTTTCCTCACCGCCGCCGTCGATCGACACGCTCCAGGTCTTCGTCCGCGTCGCGGAGCTCGCCAGCTTCACGCAGGCGGCGCAGAGCCTCGGCCTGCCGAAGGCGAGCGCCTCGACGGCGGTCCAGCGGCTGGAGGCCAGCCTCGGGACGCGGCTGTTCCACCGCACCACGCGCCGCGTGCAGCTGACGCAGGACGGCCAGTCCTGCTACGAGCGCTGCAAGGACCTGCTCGCCGATCTCGACGACATGCAGACCATGTTCCAGCCGGCGGCCAGCGGACTGCGCGGCCGGCTGCGGGTCGACATGCCGACGCGGGTGGCGCATGACATCGTCGTGCCGCGGCTGCCGGAGTTCCTCGCGGCGCATCCCGGGCTGGAGCTCGAACTCAGCAGCACGGACCGTCGCGTGGATCTCGTGCGCGAGGGCTTCGACTGCGTGCTGCGCGTCGGACCGCTGAGCGATTCGACCCTGGTCGCGCGACCGCTGGGCGGGATGGAGATGACGAACCTGGCCAGCGCGGAATACCTCGCCGCGTTCGGTGTACCGCAGTCGCTGGAGGACCTCGCCCACCATCGGCTGATCCAGTACGCCACGACGCTGGGTCAGCGCTGCCCGGGCTTCGAGTGGTGCGACGCCTCCGGCGCGACGCGCTTCGAGCCGATGGCCGGGGCGCTCACGGTGAGCGATTCGGGCTCCTACACGGCGGCCTGTCTCGCCGGCCTTGGCATCACGCAGGTGCCGCGCCACGGGTTCGAGACCGAAGTGCTGGATGGTCGTCTGGTCGAAGTGCTCCCGCAATTCCGACCCGCGCCGATGCCCGTCCACCTGCTCTATGCGCACCGCCGGCAGCTTCCTCGGCGTGTCCAGGCCTTCATGCAGTGGCTGGCCGACCTGATGGTGGCACGTCTGTTGCCGCTATCCTCTGCTTCTCCGGCCCCGACCGCCTGA